From the genome of Rhizobium leguminosarum, one region includes:
- a CDS encoding DUF1778 domain-containing protein, giving the protein MLAFKDMTAEIDEPNDARMGFRTKARIKTAIQRAAALSGVDDSAFTINAAYQAAMTTIAVHERTFLQPADHAAFFAALDNPPEPTDSLKAAFKRHSETVDSK; this is encoded by the coding sequence ATGCTTGCTTTCAAAGACATGACTGCCGAAATCGATGAACCAAACGACGCACGTATGGGCTTCCGTACGAAGGCGCGCATCAAGACGGCAATTCAACGCGCTGCTGCGCTGTCCGGTGTAGACGACTCCGCTTTCACGATCAACGCTGCTTATCAAGCCGCCATGACGACGATCGCCGTCCATGAACGGACCTTTTTGCAGCCAGCCGATCATGCTGCGTTTTTTGCTGCACTGGACAACCCGCCAGAGCCGACAGATAGCCTTAAGGCTGCTTTCAAGCGTCACAGCGAGACTGTCGATTCAAAATAA
- a CDS encoding LysE family translocator, whose protein sequence is MVAIVAHALKSGYRRAAWATAGMVLGDVLYLATVLAGLAYIAETFSLLLIAIKWAGVAYLCWLAYRFWTSREGLNIDEGDDTGHGTNAFISGVLVTIGNPKSILFYVSIVPTVLDLHEVTLLDGAVLVLLTALILSAAQFPFAIAGARARLSFQSPRMMRLFNRGAAIGIGGATVSIASRN, encoded by the coding sequence ATCGTCGCGATCGTCGCGCACGCCCTGAAGAGCGGCTACCGGCGCGCTGCATGGGCGACCGCGGGCATGGTTCTCGGCGACGTACTTTATCTGGCAACTGTTCTTGCCGGTCTCGCCTATATCGCGGAAACATTCAGTCTACTTCTGATCGCGATCAAATGGGCAGGTGTCGCCTATCTCTGCTGGCTTGCTTATCGTTTCTGGACCTCTCGCGAGGGGCTGAACATCGACGAGGGTGACGATACTGGCCACGGCACAAACGCGTTTATCTCTGGTGTGCTGGTGACGATCGGCAATCCAAAATCCATTCTCTTCTACGTCTCTATCGTACCGACGGTGTTGGATCTTCATGAGGTTACACTGCTGGATGGCGCCGTGCTTGTTCTTTTGACGGCGTTGATCCTGTCTGCAGCGCAGTTCCCGTTCGCGATCGCAGGCGCGCGCGCGCGTCTGTCCTTTCAGTCGCCGAGGATGATGCGGCTGTTCAATCGTGGAGCGGCTATCGGTATCGGCGGCGCGACAGTCTCGATCGCCTCTCGCAACTGA
- a CDS encoding cold-shock protein: MATGTVKFFNNDKGFGFITPENGGVDVFVHVSALQQGGSLREGDKVSFEVGQDRKTGKSKAENVSVL; this comes from the coding sequence ATGGCGACCGGTACTGTTAAGTTTTTCAACAATGATAAGGGATTTGGCTTCATCACTCCGGAGAATGGAGGAGTGGACGTATTCGTTCACGTGTCCGCTTTGCAGCAAGGCGGCTCGCTCAGAGAAGGTGACAAGGTCAGTTTCGAGGTAGGCCAGGACCGCAAGACCGGGAAGTCCAAGGCCGAGAACGTCAGCGTGCTCTGA
- a CDS encoding GNAT family N-acetyltransferase — translation MTLSVPAPLGDHHELAEFHSGVPELDDWLRLRARANQASGASRTFVVCEANRVIAYYALASGAVKQSEAPGRFRRNMPDPIPVAVLGRLAIDQSYQGRGFGRALVRDAGLRLINSAEILGIRGVLVHAISDDARAFYEAVGFLPSPSDPMMLLVGLHDLNNALTS, via the coding sequence GTGACCTTAAGCGTACCCGCGCCACTTGGTGACCATCACGAGCTAGCCGAATTCCATTCTGGTGTCCCTGAGCTTGACGATTGGCTGCGTCTCCGCGCTCGCGCAAATCAGGCGAGCGGCGCATCGCGTACCTTCGTCGTGTGTGAGGCCAACCGCGTCATCGCCTACTACGCCCTCGCTTCCGGCGCGGTAAAGCAATCGGAAGCGCCGGGACGTTTCCGGCGGAACATGCCTGATCCGATACCAGTCGCCGTGCTTGGACGCCTTGCCATTGATCAATCCTATCAGGGACGTGGTTTCGGCAGGGCGTTAGTGCGCGACGCAGGTCTGCGCTTGATCAATTCCGCCGAGATACTTGGGATTCGCGGCGTTTTGGTCCATGCGATTTCGGATGACGCACGAGCCTTCTACGAAGCGGTTGGCTTCCTGCCTTCCCCGTCCGACCCCATGATGCTGCTGGTCGGGTTGCATGACCTCAACAACGCGCTGACCTCCTGA
- a CDS encoding DUF1778 domain-containing protein, with protein MPTSHTSKSPDASVALNMRIKPATRNLIDRAAEMLGKTRTDFMLEASERRAEEVLLDRTIFTVSAEVYAEYLARLDAPTQPNERLKRTMSTKAPWDEV; from the coding sequence ATGCCGACCTCGCACACAAGCAAAAGCCCGGACGCAAGCGTGGCGCTGAATATGCGCATCAAGCCTGCGACGCGCAACTTGATTGACCGCGCCGCTGAGATGCTAGGCAAGACACGTACAGATTTCATGCTGGAGGCTTCCGAGCGCCGTGCCGAGGAAGTACTACTTGACCGGACGATCTTCACTGTCAGCGCAGAAGTCTACGCAGAGTATCTGGCCCGGCTCGATGCGCCAACACAGCCCAATGAGCGTCTTAAACGAACCATGTCGACCAAAGCGCCGTGGGATGAGGTGTGA
- a CDS encoding cyclase family protein: protein MCIACYVDEATKSKIIAYNAEFHKVTKSPYGSDDEIGMLNLIDANSRSAIIGRTDASKVFDLSVDHFVGMPGWFGAGDQPYQIWMTHTPQGEIVANTMGVTRQQNELVGYSGDSISMYTHCGTHIDTFNHFGYNGEIFNGFTARDHLGSRAWDICGPEKYPPIFARGILLDIAAMYGVDTLPPSHPIGNADIEGSLKRQGLKILPGDVVLLRTGQMLLWPDMAFTKNTPGLNREGAEYIAKHGAIMIGADNLTLEQTPSAHELNFFPVHTYLLAEAGVPILEMAYLEELAAEKLYEFAFFGACIKLRGATGTPMRPIAMPLR, encoded by the coding sequence ATGTGCATTGCGTGTTATGTCGACGAAGCGACCAAGAGCAAGATCATCGCTTACAATGCCGAATTCCATAAGGTGACGAAGAGCCCCTATGGCAGCGACGACGAGATCGGCATGCTGAACCTGATCGACGCCAATTCGCGTTCGGCGATCATCGGCCGCACCGATGCCTCGAAAGTCTTCGACCTTTCGGTCGACCATTTCGTCGGCATGCCAGGCTGGTTCGGCGCCGGCGACCAGCCCTACCAGATCTGGATGACCCACACACCGCAGGGCGAGATCGTCGCCAACACCATGGGCGTGACGCGCCAACAGAACGAACTCGTCGGCTATTCCGGCGACAGTATCTCGATGTACACCCATTGCGGCACGCATATCGATACGTTCAACCACTTTGGCTACAATGGCGAAATCTTCAATGGTTTCACGGCACGGGATCACCTCGGCAGCCGAGCCTGGGATATTTGCGGCCCGGAAAAATATCCGCCGATTTTTGCACGCGGTATTCTTCTCGATATCGCGGCAATGTATGGCGTCGATACGCTGCCGCCGAGCCATCCAATCGGCAACGCCGACATCGAGGGCTCCCTGAAGAGGCAAGGGCTGAAGATCCTGCCCGGCGACGTGGTGCTGCTGCGCACCGGCCAAATGCTGCTTTGGCCGGATATGGCTTTCACCAAGAATACGCCCGGGCTCAACCGCGAGGGCGCGGAATATATCGCCAAGCACGGCGCGATCATGATCGGCGCCGACAACCTGACGCTGGAGCAGACACCGTCGGCGCACGAGCTCAACTTCTTCCCCGTCCATACCTACCTGTTGGCGGAAGCAGGCGTGCCCATACTCGAGATGGCCTATCTTGAAGAGTTGGCCGCCGAAAAGCTCTACGAGTTCGCGTTTTTCGGCGCGTGCATCAAGTTGCGGGGAGCAACCGGCACGCCGATGCGGCCAATCGCGATGCCGCTGCGCTGA
- a CDS encoding amidase: protein MTLSYGSLSIAQLSTLIQGGSVDPVTVAEQVFEAIDDHDDKAIFVSLTRERGMAEAHASSKRLKDGRSLGLLEGIPVAWKDLFDVAGSVTSAGSRLLLRDEAPAVADAAVVSALAAAGMMAAGRVNMSEFAFSGLGINPHFGTPKNPRSADVARIPGGSSSGSGVAVAAGLVPVSIGSDTGGSVRIPAALNGIVGYKATRGRYPMAGVFPLAGSLDSLGPLCRSVQDAVWVDAAMRGLTAPTASHRPLTGLELLLPANVVFDDAEPGVVAAFEAAVERLSAAGVLCTRLEIPAFAEILQLMASHGALVTAEAYWLHRTRITGPDAGLIDSRVVSRTRFGEEITLSHYLDILSARTRLIEAADRVVGDRLIAFPTVAHVAPLLEPLKTDDQLFVATNGKTLRNTLLGNFLDWCGVSIPCGAGAAGMPVGFLLSGLARSDERLLSVALSAEPVIRGETI from the coding sequence ATGACTCTTTCTTACGGCTCCCTCTCGATAGCGCAGCTCTCCACCCTCATCCAGGGTGGCAGCGTCGATCCCGTGACGGTGGCGGAGCAGGTCTTCGAGGCGATCGACGACCATGACGACAAAGCGATCTTCGTCTCGCTGACGCGAGAGCGGGGAATGGCGGAAGCGCATGCCTCGTCGAAGCGGCTGAAAGACGGTCGTTCGCTTGGCTTGCTCGAAGGTATTCCGGTTGCCTGGAAGGATCTCTTCGACGTCGCCGGCAGCGTCACGTCAGCAGGGTCCAGGCTGCTTCTTCGCGACGAGGCACCGGCTGTGGCCGATGCCGCCGTCGTTTCCGCGCTGGCCGCCGCCGGCATGATGGCAGCGGGCCGGGTCAACATGAGCGAGTTCGCCTTTTCCGGGCTCGGGATCAATCCGCATTTCGGCACGCCGAAAAACCCCCGCAGCGCTGATGTCGCCCGCATCCCGGGCGGCTCGTCCTCCGGGTCGGGCGTGGCGGTGGCGGCCGGTCTCGTTCCAGTCTCGATCGGCTCCGACACAGGCGGCTCGGTGCGCATCCCGGCGGCGCTGAACGGTATCGTCGGCTACAAGGCGACGCGCGGGCGTTATCCGATGGCAGGCGTATTTCCGCTTGCCGGCAGCCTAGATTCGCTCGGGCCGCTCTGCCGCTCGGTACAGGATGCCGTCTGGGTCGATGCGGCGATGCGTGGGTTGACAGCCCCGACGGCCAGCCACCGTCCGCTTACCGGGCTCGAACTTCTCCTTCCCGCCAACGTCGTCTTCGACGATGCTGAGCCGGGTGTCGTTGCGGCCTTCGAGGCGGCGGTTGAGCGGCTGTCCGCTGCCGGCGTCCTCTGCACGCGGCTGGAAATCCCGGCCTTCGCGGAAATTCTGCAGTTAATGGCAAGCCACGGAGCCTTGGTGACGGCGGAGGCCTACTGGCTGCATAGGACGCGGATCACCGGGCCGGATGCCGGACTGATCGACTCGCGTGTGGTCTCGCGCACCCGCTTCGGTGAGGAGATCACCCTTTCGCACTACCTCGACATTCTCTCTGCCCGCACGCGGCTGATAGAAGCGGCGGACCGGGTGGTCGGCGACCGGCTGATCGCCTTCCCGACGGTCGCGCATGTGGCACCGCTGCTCGAGCCCCTGAAGACCGATGATCAGCTCTTCGTGGCCACCAACGGCAAGACACTGCGCAACACGCTGCTCGGCAATTTTCTCGACTGGTGCGGGGTGTCGATCCCTTGCGGGGCAGGCGCCGCCGGCATGCCGGTCGGCTTCCTGCTGTCGGGGCTGGCGCGCAGCGACGAGCGGCTGCTGTCGGTGGCGCTTTCGGCCGAACCGGTCATTCGCGGCGAGACAATTTGA
- a CDS encoding ABC transporter substrate-binding protein: protein MRKMPTSKSFPTPALHTEGRIKLRILGTAISLLEELRLGAESDLGMDIEFDNQDFMTAQHKAALEPMTYDIYDQCFHNLDIVWYWRAVQPIDIERITLWDEITDLTKTGRIGPNARIGQGDAPVTKLFVQPNLALAETPSRRISMLPTTHNFDSFAYRTDAANSNQMTSWAALLDPRWHGRAALVNEPAIGIFDAALAAQSAGLMTFNNLGNMSIEEIDRLLDILEERKKAGFFRGFWRSAEDAANLMTKSDTQIQSMWSLGISKLNLRGFPVELANPAEGYRAWHGGLCLSKRLSGRMLDAAYDYLNWWISGWPGAVVARQGYYMSTPTRSRPHMTPAEWDYWYEGLPAATDLPGPDGLLRVKTGALRSGGSYWQRANSIAVWNTTMDEHNYLVRRWMQFVAA, encoded by the coding sequence ATGAGAAAAATGCCGACGTCGAAGAGCTTTCCGACGCCCGCCCTTCATACAGAGGGCCGGATCAAGCTGCGCATCCTCGGCACGGCGATTTCGCTTCTCGAGGAACTTCGGCTCGGTGCCGAGAGCGATCTCGGCATGGATATCGAATTCGACAATCAGGACTTCATGACCGCCCAGCACAAGGCGGCGCTGGAGCCGATGACCTACGACATCTACGACCAGTGCTTCCACAACCTCGATATCGTCTGGTACTGGCGCGCTGTGCAGCCGATCGACATCGAGCGGATCACGCTTTGGGACGAGATCACCGATCTGACGAAAACGGGCCGCATTGGGCCGAATGCGCGGATCGGGCAGGGCGATGCGCCGGTGACCAAGCTTTTCGTGCAACCGAACCTGGCGCTTGCCGAAACGCCGTCGCGGCGCATCTCGATGCTGCCGACGACGCATAATTTCGACAGCTTCGCCTACCGGACGGATGCGGCCAATTCCAACCAGATGACTTCTTGGGCGGCACTGCTCGACCCGCGCTGGCACGGGCGAGCAGCCCTCGTCAATGAGCCGGCGATCGGCATCTTCGACGCAGCACTTGCGGCGCAGTCGGCCGGACTGATGACCTTCAACAATCTCGGCAACATGAGCATCGAGGAAATCGATCGGTTGCTGGACATCCTGGAAGAGCGCAAGAAAGCCGGCTTCTTCCGCGGCTTCTGGCGTTCGGCCGAGGACGCGGCGAACCTGATGACGAAGAGCGACACGCAGATCCAGTCGATGTGGTCACTCGGCATCAGCAAGCTGAACCTGCGCGGCTTTCCCGTCGAGCTTGCCAATCCCGCCGAGGGCTATCGCGCCTGGCATGGCGGGCTCTGCCTGTCGAAACGACTCTCCGGCCGGATGCTCGACGCGGCCTACGATTATCTCAACTGGTGGATCTCCGGCTGGCCCGGCGCGGTGGTGGCCCGGCAGGGTTATTACATGTCGACGCCGACACGCTCGCGGCCGCACATGACGCCGGCCGAATGGGACTATTGGTACGAAGGCCTGCCGGCCGCGACCGACCTGCCAGGCCCCGACGGCCTCCTCCGCGTCAAGACGGGTGCGCTGCGTAGCGGCGGCTCCTACTGGCAGCGCGCCAACTCGATCGCCGTCTGGAACACGACCATGGACGAACACAATTATTTGGTGCGCCGCTGGATGCAGTTCGTGGCGGCGTGA
- a CDS encoding CobW family GTP-binding protein gives MADAFPAFTPVTLLTGFLGSGKTTLLRRLLTDPALSNAAVLINEFGEVGLDHHLLERIDENMVLLQSGCLCCTVRGELADAIRDLHSKRERGIVPPFDRIIIESTGLADPFPVLSTLKADPVLRHHFRSSGVIATVDTVNAGRQLAAYREPMRQVAVADLLVLTKADIAETGQVARVTAMIRQINPDAPIVLSSDDVVSLMEDMTTGRAEAMQSPGGFYCDDPGPVLASEHSGGIRSFVLVSEGRVDWTAFGIWLTMLLNRHGDRILRVKGILNIEGEDFPVAIHGVQHLVHTPVHMQSWPGGDRRSRIVFIVDGIAPAAIERSFDAFNGLGVAKVAPKRIEELQP, from the coding sequence ATGGCTGATGCGTTTCCGGCCTTCACGCCCGTCACGTTGCTGACCGGTTTTCTCGGGTCCGGCAAGACGACGCTGTTGCGCCGGCTGCTGACCGATCCGGCGCTCTCGAACGCCGCTGTGCTGATCAACGAATTCGGCGAGGTCGGCCTCGACCATCACCTGCTCGAGCGCATCGACGAAAACATGGTGCTTTTACAGTCCGGTTGCCTTTGCTGCACGGTGCGGGGCGAACTGGCCGATGCGATCCGCGATCTGCATTCGAAGCGCGAGCGTGGCATCGTCCCGCCCTTCGACAGGATCATCATCGAGAGCACCGGGCTTGCCGATCCTTTTCCCGTTCTTTCCACGTTGAAGGCCGATCCGGTTCTGCGGCATCATTTCCGGTCCTCGGGCGTGATTGCCACGGTCGATACAGTCAATGCGGGGAGGCAGCTTGCCGCCTATCGCGAACCGATGCGGCAGGTGGCGGTGGCCGACCTTTTGGTGCTGACCAAGGCCGATATTGCCGAGACCGGCCAGGTCGCGCGGGTTACGGCGATGATCCGGCAGATCAATCCGGATGCGCCGATTGTCCTTTCGTCGGACGATGTCGTCAGTCTGATGGAGGACATGACAACCGGCCGCGCCGAGGCAATGCAGTCGCCGGGCGGCTTCTATTGCGACGACCCGGGGCCGGTTCTTGCCAGCGAACATTCCGGTGGCATCCGGTCCTTCGTGCTGGTCAGCGAAGGCAGGGTCGACTGGACGGCCTTCGGGATCTGGCTGACCATGCTGCTCAACCGGCACGGCGATCGCATCCTTCGGGTCAAGGGCATTCTCAACATCGAAGGCGAAGACTTTCCCGTGGCGATCCACGGGGTGCAGCATCTGGTCCATACGCCCGTTCATATGCAATCCTGGCCCGGCGGGGACAGGCGTTCCCGCATCGTCTTCATCGTCGACGGCATCGCGCCCGCGGCGATCGAGCGATCATTTGACGCCTTCAATGGGCTCGGCGTGGCAAAAGTCGCGCCGAAGCGGATCGAGGAGTTGCAGCCATGA
- a CDS encoding polysaccharide deacetylase family protein — MAKEIFCSFGIDVDAVAGWLGSYGGEDSPDDISRGLFSGEVGSPRLLKLFERFGIKTTWFIPGHSIETFPEQMQAVADAGHEIGIHGYTHENPIAMTREQETEVLDKCIDLVTKLSGKRPTGYVAPWWEFSNVTNELLLERGIKYDHSLMHNDFTPYYVRVGDSWTKIDYSKKPSDWMVPLKRGRETDLIEIPASWYLDDLPPMMFIKKAPNSHGFVNPHDIEQMWRDQFDWVYREMDYAVFPITIHPDVAGRPQVLMMLERLYAHMIKHPGVKFVTMNEIVDDFAKRFPRKK, encoded by the coding sequence ATGGCAAAAGAAATCTTCTGCAGCTTCGGCATCGACGTGGACGCCGTTGCCGGCTGGCTCGGCTCGTATGGCGGCGAAGATTCGCCGGACGATATCTCGCGCGGCCTGTTTTCCGGCGAAGTCGGCAGCCCACGGCTGTTGAAGCTATTCGAGCGCTTCGGCATCAAGACCACCTGGTTCATCCCCGGCCACTCGATCGAGACGTTCCCGGAGCAGATGCAGGCCGTCGCCGATGCCGGCCACGAGATCGGCATCCATGGCTACACTCATGAAAATCCGATCGCCATGACGCGCGAGCAGGAGACCGAGGTGCTCGACAAGTGCATCGATCTCGTCACCAAGCTCTCGGGCAAGCGGCCGACGGGCTATGTGGCGCCCTGGTGGGAATTCTCCAACGTCACCAATGAGCTGCTGCTCGAGCGTGGCATCAAATACGACCATTCGCTCATGCACAACGACTTCACGCCGTACTATGTCCGCGTCGGCGACAGTTGGACCAAGATCGACTATTCGAAGAAGCCGTCGGACTGGATGGTACCGCTGAAGCGTGGTCGCGAGACCGACCTCATCGAGATCCCGGCGTCCTGGTATCTCGACGACCTGCCGCCGATGATGTTCATCAAGAAGGCCCCCAACAGCCACGGCTTCGTCAACCCGCACGACATCGAGCAGATGTGGCGCGACCAGTTCGACTGGGTCTATCGCGAAATGGATTACGCCGTCTTCCCGATCACGATCCACCCTGATGTCGCCGGCCGGCCGCAGGTACTGATGATGCTGGAGCGTCTCTACGCCCACATGATCAAGCATCCCGGCGTCAAGTTCGTGACGATGAACGAGATCGTCGACGACTTCGCCAAACGCTTCCCGCGCAAGAAGTAA
- a CDS encoding ABC transporter ATP-binding protein, whose amino-acid sequence MIHDLELYQIGKVYDNGTPAVIDFNLTVDKGEFIAFLGPSGCGKTTTLRMIAGFESISSGNLMVRGERINDIGPAQRPTSMIFQNYALFPHMTVRNNIGYGLDVKRMEKAQRNAKIDRILEKLGLEDVADKRCDKLSGGQRQRIALARGLVVEPDILLLDEPLGALDANLRKTIQSELKLLQRELGVTFVFVTHAQSEALALSDRIVVMNQGRIEQISPPHQLYTRPNTPFVAQFIGRNTIFKGAVKGHEKGHVMVDTPLGLLAGDANGAVADGDAVSVVIPAEAVEVHALDGGGRDAIAEASSGNVIDARIHRFDVVGHISHLSVALPDGRMLALEAHVDKYPPRAFPVDAPVALAFKPENATVIPAH is encoded by the coding sequence ATGATACATGACCTCGAACTCTACCAGATCGGCAAGGTCTACGATAACGGAACGCCGGCCGTGATCGATTTCAACCTCACCGTCGACAAGGGCGAGTTCATCGCGTTTCTCGGTCCGTCCGGCTGCGGCAAGACGACGACGCTGCGGATGATCGCCGGCTTCGAGAGCATCTCCTCCGGCAATCTGATGGTCAGGGGCGAACGGATCAACGATATCGGCCCGGCGCAGCGGCCGACCTCGATGATCTTCCAGAATTATGCACTCTTCCCGCACATGACGGTGCGCAACAATATCGGCTACGGCCTCGACGTTAAGCGCATGGAGAAGGCCCAGCGCAACGCAAAGATCGACCGAATTCTCGAAAAGCTCGGTCTCGAGGATGTTGCCGACAAGCGCTGCGACAAGCTTTCCGGCGGCCAGCGACAGCGCATCGCGCTTGCGCGTGGCCTCGTGGTCGAGCCTGATATTCTGCTGCTCGACGAACCACTCGGCGCCCTGGACGCCAACCTGCGCAAGACGATCCAGAGCGAGTTGAAACTGCTGCAACGCGAGCTCGGCGTGACGTTCGTTTTCGTGACCCACGCCCAGTCCGAGGCGCTGGCGCTTTCCGATCGGATCGTCGTGATGAACCAGGGTCGGATCGAACAGATCAGCCCGCCGCATCAGCTCTACACGCGGCCGAATACGCCTTTCGTCGCGCAGTTCATCGGCCGCAACACAATCTTCAAGGGTGCAGTCAAGGGCCACGAAAAGGGACATGTCATGGTCGACACGCCACTTGGCCTTCTCGCCGGCGATGCCAATGGCGCGGTCGCAGACGGAGATGCGGTGAGCGTCGTGATCCCTGCCGAAGCAGTCGAGGTGCATGCGCTCGACGGGGGCGGCCGCGACGCGATCGCGGAGGCCTCCAGCGGCAATGTCATCGACGCCAGGATCCACCGCTTCGACGTCGTCGGGCATATCTCGCATCTTTCGGTCGCCCTGCCGGACGGACGTATGCTGGCGCTCGAAGCCCATGTCGACAAGTATCCGCCCCGTGCGTTTCCAGTCGATGCGCCGGTCGCGCTCGCCTTCAAGCCCGAAAACGCCACCGTCATTCCCGCCCACTGA
- a CDS encoding ABC transporter substrate-binding protein produces MTISMDMNRRSLLKRSAGAMALAIGGGTHFLSSRAAYAQAASLAGEQLRTIGLSVTVQERILADFKAASGVGTTSGTAATFPDAQTRILSGSKDYDVWETIGERLPSVVMTDNADPIETAGLKSWSNIREIFTKPDPKFDPKAQIVGQIWTDETQTALWMVPSVFNFDSVGYNPEVLSDEEANSWTAIFDSKYKGKSGLNTDPLTAFGQAAMAMNTLGLSNVKNPGNPTAAEIDEAAKFLISKKKEGQFRALWGDFGELVNFLASGEIVVCDAWQPAVMAVKAQGKPCKYAIPKEGYRAWSIGNTMLKGTPNKEAVVAYADYWLSGEPGITVSEQGYYSPTTNIKEKMAPEKYAFWYEGKPWVGAAERGIKEGDLRDGGSLETRAANVAYWHQWPDEYDHLIQKWDEFLSA; encoded by the coding sequence ATGACAATTTCGATGGACATGAATCGACGTTCACTGCTGAAGCGATCCGCAGGCGCGATGGCGCTTGCCATCGGCGGCGGCACGCATTTCCTTTCTTCGCGGGCGGCCTATGCGCAGGCCGCCAGCCTCGCCGGCGAGCAGCTGCGCACGATCGGCCTTTCGGTCACCGTGCAGGAACGCATCCTGGCCGACTTCAAGGCGGCAAGCGGCGTCGGCACGACATCCGGCACGGCGGCGACCTTCCCGGATGCGCAGACCCGGATCCTCTCCGGTTCGAAGGATTATGACGTCTGGGAAACGATCGGCGAGCGACTTCCCTCTGTCGTCATGACCGACAATGCCGACCCGATCGAAACCGCGGGCCTGAAGAGCTGGTCGAATATCCGCGAGATATTTACCAAGCCCGATCCGAAGTTCGACCCCAAGGCGCAGATCGTCGGTCAGATCTGGACGGACGAGACACAGACGGCGCTCTGGATGGTGCCTTCGGTCTTCAACTTCGATTCGGTCGGCTACAATCCGGAGGTGCTCTCCGACGAGGAAGCCAACAGCTGGACGGCGATCTTCGACAGCAAGTACAAGGGCAAGTCCGGCCTCAATACCGACCCGTTGACGGCTTTCGGCCAGGCGGCCATGGCGATGAACACGCTCGGCCTCTCCAACGTCAAGAACCCCGGTAATCCGACTGCCGCAGAAATCGACGAAGCCGCGAAGTTCCTGATCTCGAAGAAGAAGGAAGGCCAGTTCCGTGCGCTCTGGGGCGATTTCGGCGAACTCGTCAACTTCCTGGCATCCGGCGAAATCGTCGTCTGCGACGCCTGGCAGCCGGCGGTCATGGCCGTCAAGGCGCAGGGAAAGCCCTGCAAATACGCCATCCCGAAGGAAGGTTACCGCGCCTGGTCGATCGGCAACACCATGCTGAAGGGCACGCCCAACAAGGAAGCCGTCGTCGCCTATGCGGATTACTGGCTGTCGGGGGAACCAGGCATCACGGTGTCCGAGCAGGGCTATTATTCGCCGACCACCAACATCAAGGAGAAGATGGCGCCGGAGAAATATGCCTTCTGGTACGAAGGCAAGCCATGGGTCGGTGCCGCTGAGCGCGGCATCAAGGAGGGCGATCTGCGCGACGGCGGTTCGCTCGAAACCCGCGCGGCAAACGTCGCCTACTGGCACCAGTGGCCGGATGAATACGACCACCTCATCCAGAAGTGGGACGAATTCCTCAGCGCCTGA
- a CDS encoding SDR family NAD(P)-dependent oxidoreductase — protein MTKISSTPRIVLITGAGIGIGKATAKAFAALGDHVIVTDVLKVEGRAAVAEIEDAGGSAEFIALDVRSTSAVDALVADVEKRYGRLDVIIANAGIAHKAPLDVLDDDKWELTFDIDLKGIFRVVRAAVPGMKARKSGAVVALSSIMGVAYGWDEHVHYSAAKAGVVGLVRGLAVELARDGIRVNGMAPGYIRTAQLLSAENSLGPKGAEAASAFIPMGRLGEPEDIADVIVFLASNSARYMTGQTLVVDGGLLVGRY, from the coding sequence ATGACCAAAATCTCTTCGACACCCCGCATCGTACTGATCACCGGCGCCGGCATCGGTATCGGCAAGGCGACCGCCAAGGCGTTCGCCGCGCTCGGCGACCATGTGATCGTCACGGATGTCCTGAAGGTCGAGGGGCGCGCCGCCGTGGCGGAGATCGAGGATGCGGGCGGCTCGGCCGAATTCATCGCGCTTGACGTCCGCTCGACGTCGGCCGTCGATGCCCTCGTCGCCGACGTGGAGAAACGTTACGGCCGCCTCGACGTGATCATCGCCAATGCCGGTATCGCCCATAAGGCGCCGCTCGACGTGCTCGACGACGACAAGTGGGAGCTGACCTTCGATATCGATCTCAAGGGTATCTTCCGCGTGGTCCGTGCCGCCGTACCCGGCATGAAGGCGCGCAAATCAGGCGCGGTGGTGGCGCTTTCCTCGATCATGGGTGTCGCCTACGGCTGGGACGAGCACGTGCATTATTCCGCAGCCAAGGCCGGCGTCGTCGGCCTCGTGCGCGGCCTGGCGGTCGAACTTGCCCGCGACGGCATCCGCGTCAACGGCATGGCGCCTGGCTACATCCGCACCGCACAGCTTCTGTCGGCAGAAAATTCGCTGGGACCGAAGGGTGCGGAAGCGGCAAGCGCCTTCATCCCAATGGGGCGGCTCGGCGAACCGGAGGACATTGCCGACGTGATCGTCTTCCTGGCGTCGAACAGCGCAAGATACATGACCGGCCAGACGCTGGTCGTGGATGGGGGGCTCCTCGTGGGCCGATACTGA